A single genomic interval of Adhaeribacter pallidiroseus harbors:
- a CDS encoding O-acetylhomoserine aminocarboxypropyltransferase/cysteine synthase family protein, protein MSAQNLKFETLQLHAGQEPDPATGARAVPLYQTTSYVFNNAEHGANLFALKEFGNIYTRIMNPTTDVFEKRIAALEGGVAALAVGSGQASQFIALNNIMQAGDNFVSSPFLYGGTYNQFKVAFKRIGIEVRFADGDSPESFEKLIDDKTKALYLETIGNPGFNIPDFEAIADIAEKHELPLIVDNTFGAGGYLFRPLEHGAHIVVESATKWIGGHGTSIGGVIIDGGKYNFNNGKYPQFSEPAEGYHGLVFGDVFGPTGPFGNIQFIIRARVEGLRDFGPAISPFNSFLLLQGLETLSLRVERHVQNALELAQWLEQHPQVESVNYPGLPSSPYHQLATKYLKKGFGGVLSFNIKGSKESATKFIDNLKLTSHLANVGDAKTLIIQPSATTHQQLSEEEQKAAGVSATSLRVSVGIEHIDDIKADFEQAFAQINTGGGSGSSDLTDADGPASEVTDKIIESV, encoded by the coding sequence ATGTCTGCGCAAAATTTAAAATTTGAAACCTTGCAATTGCACGCGGGTCAGGAACCAGATCCGGCTACCGGTGCCCGGGCGGTACCTTTGTATCAAACTACCTCCTACGTTTTTAATAACGCCGAACACGGGGCTAACTTATTTGCTCTGAAGGAGTTCGGCAACATTTATACCCGCATTATGAACCCCACCACCGATGTGTTTGAAAAACGCATCGCAGCTTTAGAGGGTGGAGTTGCCGCTCTGGCGGTAGGTTCCGGTCAGGCCTCACAGTTTATTGCGCTTAACAATATCATGCAGGCCGGCGACAATTTTGTGAGTTCGCCTTTTTTGTACGGTGGCACTTACAATCAATTTAAGGTTGCTTTTAAACGGATTGGCATTGAAGTACGCTTTGCCGATGGCGATAGTCCGGAAAGCTTTGAGAAATTAATTGACGATAAAACCAAAGCGCTTTACCTCGAAACCATTGGCAACCCGGGTTTTAACATTCCGGATTTTGAAGCGATTGCGGATATTGCCGAAAAGCATGAATTGCCGTTAATTGTAGATAATACTTTTGGCGCGGGTGGTTATTTGTTTCGGCCGTTAGAACACGGCGCGCACATTGTGGTGGAATCAGCTACTAAATGGATTGGCGGCCACGGCACCAGCATTGGCGGCGTAATTATAGACGGTGGTAAATATAACTTTAACAACGGCAAGTATCCGCAATTCTCGGAGCCTGCCGAAGGCTACCACGGCTTAGTATTTGGCGATGTTTTTGGGCCTACTGGCCCCTTTGGCAATATTCAATTTATTATCCGGGCGCGGGTAGAAGGCTTACGGGATTTTGGTCCGGCTATCAGCCCGTTTAACTCATTTCTATTATTACAAGGTCTGGAAACTTTATCGTTACGCGTAGAGCGCCACGTACAAAATGCCCTGGAACTAGCCCAATGGCTGGAGCAACATCCGCAGGTAGAAAGCGTGAATTACCCCGGCTTACCGAGCAGCCCGTATCACCAGTTAGCTACTAAATATTTAAAAAAAGGCTTCGGTGGCGTACTTTCGTTTAACATTAAAGGCAGCAAAGAAAGCGCTACTAAATTTATTGACAACTTAAAGCTCACCAGCCATTTGGCCAACGTGGGCGATGCGAAAACGCTTATTATTCAACCATCGGCTACTACGCACCAGCAATTATCGGAAGAAGAGCAAAAAGCAGCGGGAGTTTCGGCTACGTCTCTGCGGGTATCGGTAGGCATCGAGCACATCGATGATATTAAAGCCGACTTTGAACAAGCTTTTGCCCAAATAAACACAGGCGGAGGTTCCGGCAGTTCGGATCTTACTGATGCGGATGGTCCGGCGTCGGAAGTTACCGACAAAATAATTGAATCTGTTTAA
- a CDS encoding alpha/beta fold hydrolase: MSQEILHYPQPFLLECGKTLPQLQITYHTYGTYNPEKNNVIWVCHALTANADVFDWWKGLFGSGCLFNPDDYFIVCANILGSCYGTTGPLAENIATGAAYFQLFPDISIRDMVAAHEILRQHLGIFKIYSLIGGSLGGQQALEWSIQYPDLIENLLIVATNASHSPWGIAFNEAQRMAIRADETYNLNVPEGGRKGLKAARAVALLSYRTYHTYGRTQCETDLNKTDNFKASSYQNYQGDKLVNRFNAYSYVSLSKTMDSHNVGRNQPSIEQALQQIKAKTLVIGISSDLLFPPQEQQYLTEHIPGAVYHEIDSFYGHDGFLIETEKLTQLIETFLAVPITPQLKLDKMISQIVKEEFYFRGAFMSLFIDIEFLLGDTIATILTGDNELKLNLIEFVNPKLMLEPKLSLLHKILNQKYFDLYSKKYKDGINELRKFTDLRNSFAHKRISIDNGNKKLNFIVMDNGKLIDNSFTFENLETKFTELKALLTLVNTLHDEIVKSQTDKA; the protein is encoded by the coding sequence ATGAGTCAGGAAATTTTACATTACCCGCAGCCTTTTTTACTGGAATGCGGGAAAACCTTACCCCAACTTCAGATTACCTATCATACTTACGGGACCTATAATCCCGAAAAAAATAATGTTATTTGGGTGTGCCATGCGCTTACGGCCAACGCCGATGTATTTGACTGGTGGAAAGGTTTATTCGGGTCGGGTTGTTTATTTAATCCCGACGACTATTTTATTGTTTGCGCCAATATTTTAGGTTCTTGTTACGGCACCACCGGTCCGCTCGCCGAAAATATCGCTACCGGCGCGGCTTACTTCCAGCTTTTTCCGGACATTTCTATTCGCGACATGGTGGCGGCGCACGAAATTCTGCGGCAGCATTTAGGAATTTTTAAAATTTACAGCTTGATCGGTGGTTCGCTGGGCGGCCAACAAGCGCTGGAGTGGTCTATTCAATATCCTGACCTGATTGAGAATTTACTCATTGTGGCTACCAATGCCAGCCATTCGCCGTGGGGCATTGCTTTTAACGAAGCCCAACGCATGGCCATCCGGGCCGATGAAACCTATAATTTAAACGTGCCAGAAGGAGGTCGCAAAGGTTTAAAAGCCGCTCGGGCCGTGGCTCTACTCAGTTACCGCACCTACCATACCTACGGGCGAACGCAATGCGAAACCGATTTAAACAAAACCGATAATTTTAAAGCCAGCTCCTACCAGAATTACCAGGGCGATAAACTGGTGAATCGCTTTAACGCCTATTCTTACGTATCGCTCAGCAAAACCATGGATTCGCACAACGTGGGGCGCAATCAGCCCAGCATTGAGCAAGCTTTGCAGCAAATAAAGGCCAAAACTTTAGTAATTGGTATTAGCTCCGATTTGTTGTTTCCACCGCAAGAGCAGCAATATTTAACCGAGCACATACCCGGTGCCGTTTACCACGAAATTGACTCTTTTTACGGCCACGACGGTTTTCTAATTGAAACCGAAAAATTAACGCAATTAATCGAAACGTTTTTAGCTGTACCGATTACTCCACAATTAAAATTAGATAAAATGATTTCACAAATAGTAAAAGAAGAATTTTATTTTCGTGGTGCGTTCATGTCTTTATTCATTGACATAGAATTCCTTTTAGGTGATACTATTGCCACCATATTAACAGGCGATAATGAATTGAAGTTAAACTTAATAGAGTTCGTGAACCCAAAATTGATGCTTGAGCCTAAGCTTTCATTACTACATAAGATTCTCAATCAAAAGTACTTTGATTTGTATAGTAAGAAGTATAAGGACGGCATAAATGAACTTAGAAAATTCACAGATTTAAGAAATAGTTTTGCGCACAAACGCATAAGTATCGACAATGGAAATAAAAAACTAAATTTTATTGTAATGGACAATGGTAAGTTGATAGATAACAGCTTTACTTTTGAAAATTTAGAAACTAAATTCACTGAACTTAAAGCTCTTTTGACTTTAGTAAACACTTTACATGATGAAATTGTCAAAAGTCAAACTGATAAGGCTTGA
- a CDS encoding homoserine dehydrogenase yields the protein MTKIQKIGLFGFGCVGQGLYDVLANSRGIKASIEKICVKDRNKKRKLPASYFTFEKDEVLNNPEIDLIVELIDNADEAFEIVATALKQGKNVVTANKKMVAQHLEELVELQHEHQVSLLYEASCCGSIPIIRTLEEYYDNELLYAVSGIFNGSSNYILSKIFNENLDYDLALKQAQDLGFAETDPTLDVGGFDPKYKLIIIAAHAFGLFLNPDTIFNVGIQNLSKYDIQYAREKDYKIKLVPHVSKVDEATVTLFVMPQFISRTHPLYNVDNEYNGVIVEAAFSEKQFFSGKGAGGYPTGSAVLSDISALTYGYKYEYKKHLQHIEVNSTNNIEVEVYLRYSNKELLKKLQFESISEKFIAQNFKYVIGYVRLDHLLQHIQEIREFDAFLVSTGNFQASAATPASVRETATEEFELI from the coding sequence ATGACAAAAATTCAAAAAATAGGCTTATTCGGATTTGGCTGCGTAGGCCAGGGTCTATATGATGTACTGGCTAATAGCCGGGGCATTAAAGCCAGCATCGAAAAAATTTGCGTGAAAGACCGTAACAAAAAACGCAAACTACCGGCCTCTTACTTCACTTTCGAAAAAGACGAAGTACTGAATAATCCGGAAATTGATCTGATTGTAGAGCTGATTGACAATGCCGACGAAGCTTTTGAGATTGTAGCTACGGCTTTAAAACAAGGTAAAAACGTGGTAACGGCCAACAAGAAAATGGTAGCCCAACACTTAGAAGAGTTGGTAGAGTTACAACACGAACACCAGGTATCTTTATTGTACGAAGCCTCTTGCTGCGGTTCTATTCCCATTATCCGGACCTTGGAAGAATACTACGACAATGAATTGCTATACGCCGTTAGCGGCATTTTTAACGGCTCTTCGAACTACATTTTGTCGAAGATTTTTAATGAAAACCTGGATTACGATCTGGCTCTGAAACAAGCCCAGGATTTAGGTTTTGCCGAAACCGACCCTACCCTCGATGTAGGTGGCTTCGATCCGAAATATAAACTGATCATTATTGCGGCGCATGCTTTTGGCTTATTTTTAAATCCGGACACCATTTTTAACGTGGGCATCCAAAATTTATCGAAATACGACATTCAGTACGCCCGCGAAAAAGATTATAAAATTAAACTGGTACCGCACGTAAGTAAAGTAGACGAAGCAACGGTTACCTTGTTTGTAATGCCGCAATTTATAAGCCGCACCCACCCGCTTTACAACGTAGATAATGAGTACAACGGCGTAATTGTAGAAGCCGCTTTTTCCGAAAAGCAATTTTTCTCGGGGAAAGGTGCGGGCGGTTACCCTACCGGCTCAGCGGTTTTATCTGATATTTCAGCACTGACTTACGGGTATAAATACGAGTACAAAAAACACCTGCAACACATCGAAGTAAATTCTACGAACAACATTGAAGTAGAAGTTTATTTGCGTTACTCGAACAAAGAATTATTAAAAAAACTGCAGTTCGAAAGCATTTCGGAGAAGTTTATTGCCCAGAATTTCAAATATGTGATTGGTTATGTGCGTCTCGACCATTTGTTGCAGCACATTCAGGAAATCCGCGAATTTGATGCTTTTCTGGTGAGTACTGGTAACTTTCAGGCCAGCGCCGCTACTCCGGCCAGCGTACGCGAAACCGCCACCGAAGAATTCGAATTAATTTAA
- a CDS encoding S66 peptidase family protein: MIFPPRLQPGDKIAICALARKITLVEIQSAVDILTSWGLEVVIGESLAGDFHQFAGNDALRLRDLQTMLDNPEIKAIISARGGYGTTRLLDQLNFEKFKKSPKWLIGFSDITALLCHVLGMGYAGIHSIMPSLFSRSGSEAAIESLRKVLFGEPITYQTSAHAFNRLGAAQGILFGGNISLLNTIIGTASDIDYTGKILFVEEIDEYLYNLDRMLVQLKRSGKLSCLTGLIVGHMTDMRDNPVPFGKTAYEIIQEHTAAYSYPVCYDFPTGHEPHNLALICGAQVRLEVSGTGSFLEYVPE; encoded by the coding sequence ATGATTTTTCCTCCGCGCCTGCAACCCGGCGATAAAATTGCCATTTGTGCCTTAGCCCGCAAAATCACTTTAGTTGAAATTCAATCGGCGGTAGATATTCTTACTTCCTGGGGTTTAGAAGTGGTAATTGGCGAGAGCTTAGCCGGCGATTTTCACCAGTTTGCCGGCAACGATGCATTGCGCTTGCGCGACCTGCAAACCATGCTGGATAATCCCGAAATAAAAGCCATCATTTCGGCCCGGGGTGGCTACGGCACTACCCGCCTGCTGGACCAGCTAAATTTTGAAAAATTTAAAAAATCGCCCAAATGGCTCATTGGCTTTAGCGATATTACCGCTTTGCTCTGCCATGTATTAGGAATGGGTTACGCTGGTATTCACAGCATTATGCCCTCGCTTTTTAGCCGTTCTGGTAGCGAAGCAGCCATTGAAAGTTTAAGAAAGGTTTTATTTGGCGAGCCCATTACCTACCAAACTTCGGCGCATGCCTTTAACCGGCTGGGCGCAGCTCAAGGCATATTATTCGGGGGTAATATTAGTTTACTCAATACTATTATCGGCACGGCTTCGGATATAGATTATACTGGCAAAATCTTGTTTGTAGAAGAAATTGACGAGTACCTGTACAACCTCGACCGCATGTTGGTGCAATTAAAACGCAGCGGCAAATTATCCTGTTTAACCGGTTTAATCGTGGGCCACATGACCGATATGCGCGACAACCCCGTTCCGTTTGGTAAAACCGCTTACGAAATTATTCAGGAACACACAGCCGCCTACTCCTACCCTGTTTGTTACGATTTTCCCACGGGCCACGAACCCCACAATTTAGCTTTAATTTGCGGGGCGCAAGTACGATTAGAAGTATCGGGCACCGGTAGCTTTTTGGAATACGTACCGGAGTAA
- the cysS gene encoding cysteine--tRNA ligase, with product MQPLALYNTLTRKKEVFEPLHAPFVGMYVCGPTVYGEAHLGHSRAAITFDILFRYLMHIGYKVRYVRNITDVGHLVNDADEGEDKIAKQARLAQLEPMEVVQHYTIRYHQDMQQLNVLSPSIEPRASGHMIEQIALIEEIIANGLAYEVNGSVYFDVPAYNQHQRYGKLSGRIVEDLLANTRGLDGQQEKRSPLDFALWKKASESHIMRWPSPWSEGFPGWHLECSAMSRKYLGPEFDIHGGGLDLMFPHHECEIAQSQASNHTDAAKYWVHNNLITINGQKMGKSLGNFITLRELFSGEHDLLQTAYSPMTIRFFVLQAHYRSTLDFSNEALLAARKGYLKLMNGLKVLDKINYPSDAEETGAQDLEMEKLLADCYRSLNDDLNTAKAIASLFNVLKKINSLYMGQVPVTSLSSSMFQNLKNTYRTLVTEVLGLTEERPDNLDQMLALLLKFYKDAKDVKDYAKVDEIRAEFKKLGIVIKDMKTGIDWAYEE from the coding sequence ATGCAACCGTTAGCTCTTTATAATACCCTTACCCGTAAAAAAGAAGTATTTGAACCCTTGCACGCGCCTTTTGTGGGCATGTACGTGTGCGGACCAACCGTTTACGGCGAGGCGCATTTAGGTCATAGCCGAGCCGCCATTACTTTTGATATCTTATTCCGGTACTTAATGCACATTGGCTACAAAGTGCGCTACGTGCGGAACATTACCGATGTGGGCCACCTGGTAAACGACGCCGACGAAGGAGAAGATAAAATTGCCAAGCAGGCCCGTTTGGCGCAATTAGAGCCCATGGAAGTGGTGCAGCATTACACCATTCGTTACCACCAGGATATGCAGCAACTCAATGTGTTATCGCCGAGCATTGAGCCCCGCGCCTCCGGCCACATGATCGAGCAGATTGCCCTAATTGAGGAAATTATAGCTAACGGCTTGGCTTATGAGGTAAACGGATCGGTGTATTTTGATGTGCCGGCTTATAACCAGCACCAGCGTTATGGGAAATTGTCGGGCCGGATTGTGGAAGATTTACTGGCTAATACCCGCGGCCTGGATGGGCAGCAGGAAAAACGCTCCCCGCTGGATTTTGCTTTGTGGAAAAAGGCTTCCGAGAGCCATATTATGCGTTGGCCATCACCGTGGAGCGAGGGTTTTCCGGGTTGGCATTTAGAGTGCTCGGCCATGAGCCGCAAGTATTTAGGGCCAGAGTTTGATATCCACGGAGGCGGTTTGGACTTGATGTTCCCGCACCACGAATGCGAAATTGCCCAAAGCCAGGCTAGCAATCATACCGATGCCGCCAAGTATTGGGTGCATAACAACCTGATTACCATTAACGGCCAGAAAATGGGGAAATCGCTGGGTAATTTTATTACGCTTCGCGAGTTGTTTTCGGGCGAGCACGATTTGCTGCAAACCGCTTACAGCCCCATGACGATCCGGTTTTTTGTGTTACAGGCCCATTACCGCAGCACTTTAGATTTTTCGAACGAAGCGTTACTGGCGGCGCGTAAAGGTTATTTAAAGTTAATGAACGGCTTAAAAGTACTGGATAAAATTAACTACCCTTCGGATGCTGAAGAAACCGGTGCCCAAGACCTGGAAATGGAGAAATTGCTCGCTGATTGCTACCGCAGTTTAAACGACGACTTGAATACCGCGAAAGCCATTGCTTCTTTGTTCAACGTTTTAAAGAAGATCAACAGCCTGTACATGGGGCAGGTACCGGTAACCAGTTTAAGCAGCAGCATGTTCCAAAATTTAAAAAATACCTATCGTACTCTGGTAACCGAAGTTTTAGGCTTAACCGAAGAACGTCCGGACAACCTGGATCAGATGCTGGCTTTGCTGCTGAAGTTCTACAAAGACGCCAAAGACGTGAAAGATTACGCGAAAGTAGACGAAATCCGGGCTGAGTTTAAGAAATTGGGTATCGTAATTAAAGACATGAAAACCGGTATTGATTGGGCTTACGAAGAGTAA
- a CDS encoding endonuclease/exonuclease/phosphatase family protein: protein MRIPSYYFWPTGFFLFTTPIPLLLNFFFLFSWGWQRSWRVIAPILVIVFTWTYYERGFTFHYNESTRDAVAKNLPGETNLDVLSYNVRIFNTYAHLHDKEYTNSRNMIKWVAENPADVFCLQEFYNEPHSSIYNSVRKIVKKYDKHYFISNTLINRANGQFGMAIISKYPILNKGTIKFEKLTQNHAMFADLKIKSDTVRVYNFHLQSMSIEEQDIIKTYQEQNIFGKDLQNLVRRLKNGFIKRSYQVNTLYDHLKESPYPVIVCGDLNDVPYSYTYQKLNRKLNNAHTAAGWGIGSTYNGILPLLRIDNQFFSPSLEVSNFTVHRDVTFSDHFPLTATYKISR, encoded by the coding sequence ATGCGTATTCCATCTTACTACTTCTGGCCGACCGGCTTTTTTCTTTTTACAACGCCCATTCCGTTATTGCTTAATTTTTTTTTCCTGTTCAGCTGGGGTTGGCAGCGATCCTGGCGGGTTATAGCTCCCATACTGGTAATAGTATTTACCTGGACTTATTACGAACGTGGTTTTACATTTCATTATAATGAAAGTACCCGGGACGCTGTCGCCAAAAACTTACCCGGAGAAACCAATTTAGATGTATTAAGCTATAATGTGCGGATTTTTAACACGTATGCTCACTTGCACGACAAAGAATATACTAACTCCCGGAACATGATTAAATGGGTAGCCGAAAACCCCGCGGATGTGTTTTGTTTGCAAGAGTTTTACAACGAGCCGCATTCATCGATTTACAACTCGGTACGGAAAATTGTAAAAAAATACGATAAGCATTATTTTATATCTAATACTTTAATTAACCGCGCTAATGGCCAGTTTGGAATGGCCATTATTTCCAAGTATCCGATTCTCAATAAAGGCACCATTAAGTTCGAAAAGCTCACGCAGAACCACGCCATGTTCGCCGATTTAAAAATTAAAAGCGATACCGTGCGCGTGTATAATTTCCATTTGCAATCAATGAGTATTGAGGAGCAGGATATTATTAAAACGTACCAAGAACAGAATATTTTTGGGAAAGATTTACAAAACTTGGTCCGGCGGTTAAAAAATGGTTTTATAAAACGGAGTTACCAGGTAAACACCCTCTACGACCATTTAAAAGAATCGCCTTACCCGGTAATTGTATGCGGCGATTTAAACGATGTGCCCTATAGTTATACCTACCAAAAGCTGAACCGCAAATTAAATAACGCTCATACCGCCGCCGGTTGGGGAATCGGCAGCACGTATAACGGCATTTTACCGCTTCTCCGAATTGATAATCAATTTTTTAGCCCAAGTTTAGAGGTGAGCAACTTTACCGTGCACCGCGATGTAACTTTCTCCGATCATTTCCCGCTAACAGCCACTTATAAAATTAGTCGATAG
- a CDS encoding ribosome maturation factor RimP: MIPSCLPTDDLFVVKVQVSDNPAKPKVTVILDGDNGIGIDECALVSRRLANRIEAAFGEEVSYVLEVTSPGADQPLTSNRQYKRHIGRKLKLVLKDGSEKIGTLDEVTPEGITITEETKEKSKKVTLAPAQVNFTDIAKTNIVISFK, translated from the coding sequence ATGATACCCAGTTGCTTGCCTACGGATGATTTATTCGTAGTGAAAGTACAGGTGTCAGATAATCCGGCTAAGCCTAAAGTTACGGTAATACTGGATGGTGATAACGGCATTGGCATAGATGAATGCGCCTTGGTTAGCCGGCGGTTGGCTAATCGCATAGAGGCTGCTTTCGGTGAAGAAGTAAGTTATGTACTGGAAGTAACCTCACCGGGTGCCGATCAGCCCTTAACGTCTAACCGGCAATATAAACGTCACATTGGCCGTAAACTGAAACTGGTTTTAAAAGATGGTTCGGAGAAAATTGGTACTCTGGACGAAGTTACCCCCGAGGGCATAACCATAACCGAAGAAACAAAAGAAAAAAGCAAGAAAGTTACCTTAGCCCCGGCTCAGGTAAACTTTACTGACATAGCGAAGACGAATATTGTAATATCTTTTAAATAA
- the nusA gene encoding transcription termination factor NusA, protein MNSSVLIESFAEFANLKHIDRPTMMRILEDVFRTMIRKRWGTDENFDIILNVEKGDLEIWRNREIVDDNSEDIWDHDKIALSDAQKIEPDFEVGEEVSEEIKLEDFGRRAVLTARQTLIQRVKDLEKDLMYQKYKDLVGEIISGEVYQVWNREVMLVDQDDNELIIPKSEQIPKDRYRKGDVVRAVVHRVEIHNGTPKIILSRTAPAFLERLFENEVPEIYDGLISIKNIVREPGERAKVAVESYDDRIDPVGACVGMKGSRIHSIVRELENENIDVINYTDNVELYIQRSLSPAKISSIRINEEEGRASVFLKPDQVSLAIGKGGQNIKLASRLVGLEIDVFREQEEYEEDISLDEFSDEIEAWVIDELKRIGLDTAKSVLAVTREDLIRRTELEEETVDDLLAVIRQEFDTDSNG, encoded by the coding sequence ATGAACAGTTCAGTCCTGATAGAATCATTTGCGGAGTTCGCCAATCTTAAACATATCGATCGTCCCACCATGATGCGGATTCTGGAAGATGTATTCCGGACCATGATTCGTAAAAGATGGGGCACGGATGAAAATTTTGACATTATCCTGAACGTAGAAAAAGGCGATTTAGAAATTTGGCGTAACCGCGAAATTGTGGACGATAATTCCGAAGATATTTGGGATCACGACAAAATTGCTTTATCCGATGCCCAAAAAATTGAACCGGATTTTGAAGTAGGCGAAGAAGTTTCGGAAGAAATAAAACTAGAAGATTTTGGCCGGCGGGCTGTATTAACGGCTCGGCAAACTTTAATCCAGCGGGTAAAAGATCTGGAGAAAGATTTAATGTACCAGAAATACAAAGATCTGGTGGGTGAAATTATTTCGGGCGAAGTATACCAGGTATGGAACCGCGAAGTAATGCTCGTGGACCAGGACGATAACGAATTAATTATTCCGAAGTCCGAGCAAATACCAAAAGACCGGTATCGCAAAGGCGATGTAGTACGAGCCGTAGTGCATCGCGTAGAAATACACAACGGAACCCCTAAAATTATTTTATCGCGCACGGCACCGGCTTTTTTAGAACGTTTATTCGAGAACGAAGTACCGGAAATTTACGATGGTTTAATATCCATTAAAAATATTGTGCGCGAACCCGGTGAGCGAGCTAAAGTGGCCGTAGAATCTTATGATGACCGCATTGACCCGGTTGGAGCTTGCGTGGGTATGAAAGGCTCCCGTATTCATTCCATTGTACGGGAACTGGAAAATGAAAACATCGACGTTATCAACTATACCGATAACGTTGAGCTATACATTCAACGTTCGTTAAGTCCGGCTAAAATTAGCAGTATCCGGATTAACGAAGAAGAAGGACGGGCTTCGGTGTTCCTCAAGCCCGATCAGGTTTCGTTAGCAATAGGAAAAGGCGGTCAGAATATTAAATTAGCTAGTCGCTTAGTAGGCCTGGAAATTGATGTTTTCCGGGAGCAAGAAGAATACGAAGAAGATATTTCACTCGACGAATTCTCCGACGAAATTGAAGCTTGGGTAATTGATGAACTCAAGCGGATTGGTTTAGATACCGCGAAAAGTGTACTGGCGGTAACACGTGAAGATTTAATTCGCCGGACCGAGCTGGAAGAAGAAACCGTTGATGATTTACTAGCCGTTATCCGTCAGGAGTTTGATACGGATAGCAACGGCTAG